One Corynebacterium tuberculostearicum DNA window includes the following coding sequences:
- the yidC gene encoding membrane protein insertase YidC, whose amino-acid sequence MYEVFMYPVSGIMKFWHWLISSFVGESTAWLISIILLVITVRGVVVPLNWISVRSARIGALIRPENNRIKKQMNNATTTEEMAELMQEEKNLMKSYNYNPAAGCVPPLIMIPAFIGLYQVLLRMSNIERGSTTVGMLNASDVSAFRETTFYGAPLTDFAREHDDLINPILIAAIAFTMASSVISLVRSFRTTQFDQKVNRRVFILMGFLLLVIPFFLWHLAQTGPIPVAIILYWGCAYLFMLIQTAIFEIILHRDYPLTEDVHAMRRESIRRWRKREKEPALSKEEKKRVSQLRMEARKYLKSNNQQGEQKASE is encoded by the coding sequence ATGTACGAAGTCTTCATGTACCCAGTTTCCGGAATCATGAAATTCTGGCACTGGCTCATCAGCAGCTTCGTCGGTGAATCTACGGCCTGGCTGATCTCCATCATCCTGCTGGTTATCACCGTGCGCGGCGTCGTTGTTCCCTTGAACTGGATATCCGTACGCTCCGCCCGCATCGGCGCACTCATCCGCCCGGAGAATAACCGCATCAAAAAGCAGATGAATAACGCCACCACCACCGAGGAAATGGCGGAGCTCATGCAAGAGGAAAAGAACCTCATGAAGAGCTATAACTACAACCCCGCAGCTGGTTGTGTTCCCCCGCTCATCATGATTCCGGCCTTCATCGGCCTCTATCAAGTGCTCCTGCGCATGTCCAATATTGAGCGCGGCTCCACCACCGTGGGCATGTTGAATGCCTCCGACGTCTCGGCCTTCCGCGAAACCACCTTTTACGGCGCTCCGCTGACGGATTTCGCCCGCGAGCACGACGACCTCATCAATCCCATCCTCATTGCCGCCATCGCCTTTACCATGGCTAGTTCCGTCATTTCCCTCGTGCGCAGTTTCCGCACCACTCAATTTGATCAGAAGGTCAACCGCCGCGTCTTCATTCTCATGGGCTTTTTGCTCCTGGTGATCCCATTCTTCCTGTGGCACCTAGCCCAAACCGGACCTATCCCAGTGGCCATCATCCTTTACTGGGGCTGCGCCTATCTCTTCATGCTGATCCAAACCGCTATCTTTGAGATCATTTTGCACCGCGACTACCCGCTTACTGAGGATGTCCACGCTATGCGCCGCGAAAGCATTCGCCGCTGGCGCAAGCGCGAAAAAGAACCCGCCCTCTCCAAGGAGGAGAAGAAGCGGGTCAGCCAGCTACGTATGGAGGCGCGAAAGTACCTTAAATCGAATAATCAGCAGGGGGAGCAGAAAGCATCTGAGTAG